The Anabrus simplex isolate iqAnaSimp1 chromosome 1, ASM4041472v1, whole genome shotgun sequence genome window below encodes:
- the LOC136882780 gene encoding uncharacterized protein — MAIFLMVLSWSYIFCTCATEAAFSRYSHIDHIPNSRHESINHQSSLKVDLYQRGTNNLERSHEANQPLETQGISLMSPGNSEIPIWKLHPEQNYGIKFSTRQEGTNKLSLRKLDHEQPQNSHNPGNFLQDSVSDNIAVKRKSDLSRSRRKDISSQQKDYRMEEVTPVDNISSNLLGNISAFIPSRYKRDINDTQSSQYYDGMIDTLLTGLKEKLFETENEINIPNISETFFVLWMKINFNAWDGWFSGLDSLQRSSSSVLQKEINTLQAYTKLTLDDITFAYDHYELKFHNFGPKGRIEIRVQKIDISLNTKINILNDTSCELILQKAQVTKLQCPQLEISGLSPFNSVISNFTSWLTEKMSKRIRGVVTARLNLAIQKALQNFTCNKYRVQIFKQIMRN, encoded by the coding sequence ATGGCAATATTTTTGATGGTGCTGTCATGGAGCTACATCTTCTGTACATGTGCTACAGAGGCTGCATTCAGCAGATATTCCCACATAGATCACATACCAAATAGCAGACATGAATCCATCAACCACCAGTCATCTCTGAAAGTGGACCTATACCAAAGAGGAACAAATAACTTGGAAAGAAGTCATGAAGCAAACCAACCTTTAGAAACACAAGGAATCAGTCTAATGTCCCCAGGAAACAGTGAAATCCCCATTTGGAAACTGCATCCTGAACAGAATTATGGAATAAAATTTTCAACTAGGCAAGAAGGTACAAATAAGTTGTCCTTGAGGAAATTAGACCATGAACAGCCACAAAATAGTCACAACCCAGGCAACTTTCTTCAAGACAGTGTCAGTGACAACATTGCTGTAAAAAGGAAGAGTGATCTATCTCGGAGTAGAAGAAAAGATATTTCCAGTCAACAgaaagactacagaatggaggaagTTACTCCGGTGGATAACATTTCTAGCAATTTGTTAGGGAACATTTCAGCCTTTATACCATCAAGATACAAGCGTGATATCAATGACACACAATCATCACAATATTATGATGGAATGATAGATACATTATTGACTGGTTTAAAGGAAAAACTCTttgaaacagaaaatgaaattaATATACCAAATATTTCTGAGACTTTCTTTGTATTGtggatgaaaattaattttaatgcatGGGATGGCTGGTTTTCTGGTCTAGACTCTTTACAGAGATCTTCATCATCAGTGCTCCAGAAGGAAATTAATACTTTACAGGCCTACACTAAACTTACACTTGATGATATCACATTTGCCTATGATCATTATGAGCTTAAATTTCATAACTTTGGGCCAAAAGGCAGAATAGAAATAAGGGTACAAAAAATTGATATTTCTCTAAACACAAAGATCAATATTTTAAATGACACCAGCTGTGAATTAATATTACAGAAAGCACAGGTGACAAAACTTCAGTGTCCACAATTAGAAATTAGTGGACTTTCCCCTTTCAATTCAGTGATTTCCAATTTCACCTCTTGGTTAACAGAGAAGATGTCTAAACGAATACGAGGAGTTGTCACTGCCCGGCTCAATTTGGCCATCCAGAAGGCACTTCAAAATTTTACATGTAACAAGTATAGAGTGCAGATATTTAAACAGATAATGAGAAATTAG